One region of Collinsella aerofaciens ATCC 25986 genomic DNA includes:
- a CDS encoding methionine--tRNA ligase, with protein MASKYSMNDRPSWPRRAIVTAGEPYGNKGLHFGHVGGVFVPADFFARFLRDRLGRENVIFTSGTDCYGSPIMESYRKLKENEGYDKSISEYVESNHSRQAATLNNYNISCDIYGGSGLEPAAQIHNEVTAEIIERLHEQGTISKRSTLQFYDAKAGTFLNGRQVIGSCPIQGCKSEKAYADECDLGHQFEPEELIAPKSQLTGEVPELRPVDNLYFDLPAYLDFMKTYTAKLAQNPQVRSVVSKTMEEWLLPAQLYIQNKFREAFDAVEDQLPEHTVLEPEGNKSSFTVTFPSWKERDDAHAVLANGGVRFRSGKALVPFRITGNIDWGVPVPEVDGVSDVTCWCWPESLWAPISYTRTVLARDAKAAGVTEGVAAQDAALMGEPSADSTQVPAPTYQHSSLDWRDWWCSDDAQIYQFIGQDNIYFYCIAQTAMWKALGWNLTQSTVSACYHLLYMGKKASSSSQTPPPPADDLLNHYTCEQMRAHWLSLGLSEKPVSFSPKAYDTRVTGKDKDGNEVRACDDKRVIDPALKESALLTGVFNRLARSCFYGVAVKEGDKSPYRNGCIPAGAASATVVEAAEQAALAFEQAMYKFETHHALAVCDDYLRAANKRWSDASKAANKLEGEQANTAMTQALVDAFTELRVATVLMHGIVPAGCELICEYFDIDPVAFFSWDNIFASTDEFVEGLGEKPGEHRVKPLPPRFDFFSKHESQY; from the coding sequence ATGGCATCCAAATACTCCATGAACGACCGTCCCAGCTGGCCTCGCCGCGCCATCGTTACCGCCGGCGAGCCCTACGGCAACAAGGGCCTTCACTTTGGCCACGTTGGCGGCGTCTTTGTCCCGGCCGACTTCTTCGCCCGCTTCCTGCGCGACCGCCTGGGCCGCGAGAACGTCATCTTCACCTCGGGCACCGACTGCTACGGCTCGCCCATCATGGAGAGCTACCGCAAGCTCAAGGAGAACGAGGGCTACGACAAGTCCATTAGCGAGTATGTCGAGTCCAATCACTCCCGCCAGGCCGCAACCCTCAACAACTACAACATCAGCTGCGATATCTACGGCGGCTCGGGCCTTGAGCCGGCTGCGCAGATTCACAACGAGGTGACCGCCGAGATTATCGAGCGCCTGCACGAGCAGGGCACCATCTCAAAGCGTTCCACGCTGCAGTTCTACGATGCCAAGGCCGGCACGTTCCTCAACGGCCGCCAGGTGATTGGCAGCTGCCCCATCCAGGGCTGCAAGTCCGAGAAGGCCTATGCTGACGAGTGCGACCTGGGTCACCAGTTTGAGCCCGAGGAGCTCATCGCGCCCAAGAGCCAGCTCACCGGCGAGGTGCCCGAGCTGCGCCCGGTCGACAACCTCTACTTCGACCTGCCGGCCTACCTCGACTTTATGAAGACCTACACCGCCAAGCTCGCCCAGAACCCGCAGGTTCGCTCCGTGGTCTCCAAGACCATGGAGGAGTGGCTGCTGCCGGCTCAGCTCTACATCCAGAACAAGTTCCGCGAGGCCTTCGACGCCGTCGAGGACCAGCTGCCCGAGCACACCGTGCTGGAGCCCGAGGGCAACAAGAGCAGCTTTACCGTCACCTTCCCCAGCTGGAAGGAGCGCGACGACGCTCACGCAGTGCTCGCCAACGGTGGCGTGCGCTTCCGCAGCGGCAAGGCGCTCGTGCCCTTCCGCATCACCGGCAACATCGACTGGGGCGTTCCGGTGCCCGAGGTCGACGGCGTCTCCGACGTCACCTGCTGGTGCTGGCCCGAGAGCCTATGGGCACCCATCAGCTATACGCGCACCGTGCTCGCACGCGATGCCAAGGCCGCCGGCGTGACCGAGGGTGTCGCCGCCCAGGACGCCGCCCTTATGGGCGAGCCCTCCGCCGATTCCACGCAGGTCCCCGCGCCCACCTACCAGCACAGCTCGCTCGACTGGCGCGACTGGTGGTGCTCGGATGACGCACAGATCTACCAGTTCATTGGCCAGGACAACATCTACTTCTACTGCATCGCGCAGACCGCCATGTGGAAGGCCCTGGGTTGGAACCTCACGCAAAGCACCGTCAGCGCCTGCTACCACCTGCTCTACATGGGCAAAAAGGCAAGCTCGTCCTCGCAGACGCCTCCCCCACCGGCAGACGACCTGCTCAACCACTACACCTGCGAGCAGATGCGCGCGCACTGGCTGTCGCTCGGCCTGTCCGAGAAGCCGGTGAGCTTTAGCCCCAAGGCATACGACACCCGCGTGACCGGCAAGGACAAAGACGGCAACGAGGTGCGCGCCTGCGACGACAAGCGCGTCATCGACCCCGCCCTTAAGGAGAGCGCTCTTTTGACCGGCGTCTTCAACCGCCTGGCCCGCAGCTGCTTCTACGGCGTCGCCGTCAAGGAGGGCGACAAGAGCCCGTACCGCAACGGCTGCATTCCCGCCGGCGCCGCCTCTGCCACCGTGGTCGAGGCCGCCGAGCAGGCCGCCCTCGCCTTTGAGCAGGCCATGTACAAGTTCGAGACGCACCATGCGCTCGCCGTGTGCGACGACTACCTGCGCGCCGCCAACAAGCGCTGGAGCGACGCCTCCAAGGCCGCCAACAAGCTCGAGGGCGAGCAAGCCAATACCGCGATGACGCAGGCCCTCGTCGACGCCTTCACCGAGCTGCGCGTGGCGACCGTGCTCATGCACGGCATCGTGCCGGCCGGCTGCGAGCTCATCTGCGAGTACTTCGACATCGACCCAGTCGCCTTCTTTAGCTGGGATAACATCTTTGCCTCCACGGATGAGTTTGTGGAGGGCCTGGGCGAGAAGCCCGGCGAACACCGCGTAAAGCCGCTGCCCCCGCGCTTCGACTTCTTTAGCAAGCACGAGAGCCAGTACTAA
- a CDS encoding RsmB/NOP family class I SAM-dependent RNA methyltransferase, which produces MSKPRRRKQKKQVKPELKLRQFAATELSDQLAAQHSAADLPRFMVDTVAGAYAPADAQLMIEGFGAAATRPVTLRANTLKATAEDIAAALDAAGIAHRPVAWYPDAFILPEAQVSDLWDLDIYRDGKIYLQSLSSMMPPLVLGAQAGEDILDMCAAPGGKTTQIAALTQSQAHLTACEMSIPRAEKLESNLHRQGAKNVPVMRIDARELDEFFRFDRILLDAPCTGTGTVISGNEKSLRGLTEQLLGKCARSQRALLDRAMGALKPGGTLVYSTCSIMPQENEDALQEALDKHMDCELIPLDGTPSESEARRAQDAGEEPHIECNALTEAIAAGHVSAIANGMPGTLTIPPSRDFEGFYIALIRKRS; this is translated from the coding sequence ATGTCCAAGCCGCGTCGTCGTAAGCAGAAAAAGCAGGTTAAGCCCGAGCTCAAGCTCAGGCAGTTTGCCGCCACCGAGCTTTCCGACCAGCTTGCCGCCCAACACTCCGCCGCCGACCTGCCGCGCTTTATGGTCGACACGGTCGCCGGCGCCTATGCGCCCGCCGATGCTCAGCTCATGATCGAGGGCTTCGGCGCCGCAGCCACGCGCCCGGTCACGCTGCGCGCCAACACCCTCAAGGCGACCGCCGAGGACATCGCCGCCGCGCTCGACGCAGCCGGCATCGCCCACCGCCCCGTCGCATGGTACCCGGACGCTTTCATCCTGCCCGAGGCCCAGGTATCCGATCTGTGGGATCTCGACATCTACCGCGACGGCAAAATCTATCTGCAGAGCCTGTCGTCCATGATGCCGCCTTTGGTGTTGGGCGCTCAGGCCGGCGAGGACATCCTGGACATGTGCGCGGCCCCCGGTGGCAAGACGACGCAAATCGCCGCCCTCACCCAGAGCCAGGCACACCTCACGGCCTGCGAGATGAGCATTCCCCGCGCTGAAAAGCTTGAATCCAACCTCCATCGCCAAGGCGCCAAAAACGTGCCTGTCATGCGCATCGACGCACGCGAGCTCGACGAATTCTTCCGCTTTGACCGCATCCTGCTCGACGCCCCCTGCACCGGCACGGGCACCGTCATCAGCGGCAACGAAAAGAGCCTGCGCGGCCTGACCGAGCAGCTGCTTGGCAAGTGCGCCCGCTCGCAGCGCGCGCTTCTGGACCGCGCCATGGGCGCCCTCAAGCCGGGCGGCACACTCGTCTATTCCACCTGTTCGATTATGCCGCAGGAAAACGAGGACGCCCTGCAAGAGGCCCTCGACAAGCACATGGATTGCGAGCTTATCCCCCTCGACGGCACACCGAGCGAAAGTGAAGCGCGTCGCGCCCAGGATGCCGGCGAGGAGCCGCATATCGAGTGCAACGCCCTCACCGAGGCCATCGCCGCCGGCCATGTCTCGGCCATCGCCAACGGTATGCCCGGCACGCTGACCATTCCGCCTAGCCGCGATTTTGAGGGCTTCTACATTGCCCTGATCCGAAAACGCAGCTAG